In Acidimicrobiales bacterium, the genomic window TCGCCGCATACACCCAAGCCAGGGCACGCTCCAGTGCGGCGCTCGCCGCGCTGGACACCGCCGGCAAGGTGGTGATCGCCGACGACACGGCAAGCGTGCTCCTGGGCGTCCCCGCCTCCACGCCGGCGATCGACCCCACGGTGCGATGGAACCCTGGGCTGCCGGAATTGATCGGAGCCGCCCGGTATGCCAGTAAGCAGGCAGCCCGCAATCCTGACTGGGTGGGCTCGACGCAGATCTTCACCCACCTCGCCGACGAGCCGACATCGATCAGCATCCGACCCGTGTTCCTGTCCGGACACCTGATCGGGAACCTGGTCTCGTTCGGTGCCTCCGACGGGGCGCAGTTGCCCCAGGCGGAGGGGTCTGCGCACACTCGGGTGCAACCGCGCCGACTGATCGCGATGCGCGACAACCGGATGGTGCTGCTGCGCCTGCCGGAGGTTTCCTTCGCTGAATCGGAAGGAAACGACGTGTGGCTATCCACCGATCAGGGGCGGTTGCGAGCCGCCGCTCAGGGCCTGGACAAGCTCGATAGTGAGCTGGCGGATGCCAGCTTCCTGCGGGTGCACCGCCGGTATGTGGTCAACCTAAACCGCATCCGGGAGATCGAGCGCGGGCTCAAGGGCGAGCTGTTCCTGATCATGGATGACCGGACGAACACGATGGTGCCGGTTTCCCGGCGGAACGCGCCGGCCGTGCGCCGGGCGCTGGACATCTGAGTTCCTATGCACAACTTCTGTTCCCGAAGGATTCCCGTGTCTGACAGCCCGGACGCCGTTACCGGCGAGGTGAACGATAGGAGCGCGGGCGGCCTCGGCCACCCAGTCTCGGCCGGTCGCCGCGATCACCCGACCGGCGGTGCGAGCAACCGCGACTGGTGGCCGAACCAGCTCAACCTGAAGATCCTCCGGAAGCACCCCGCCGTGGCCGACCCCATGGGCGAGGACTTCGACTACGCCGCGGAGTTCCGGACCCTCGACCTCGACGCCCTGGCGAGGGACGTCGACGAGGTGCTGACGACCTCCCAAGAGTGGTGGCCGGCCGACTTCGGCCACTACGGGCCGCTCGTGATCCGGATGGTGTGGCACTGCGCCGGGACGTACCGCATCGACGACGGCCGAGGCGGCGCGGGCGCCGGCATGCAGCGCTTCGCGCCGCTGAACAGCTGGCCGGATAACCGCAACCTCGACAAGGCGCGCCGGCTGCTCTGGCCGGTGAAGAAGAAGTATGGCCGGGGGATCTCCTGGGCCGACCTGATGATCTTCGCTGGCAACCGCGCCCTGGAGACGATGGGCTTCAGGACCTTCGGCTTCGCCGGCGGCCGGGCAGACGTCTGGGAACCCGACGAGGACGTCTACTGGGGTCCCGAGCGCACCTGGCTCGGCGACGAGCGCCACATCGGCGTCCGGGAACTGGAAACTCCTCTGGCCGCCGCCCAGATGGGCCTGATCTACGTCAACCCAGAGGGTCCGAATACCGTTCCGGACCCACTCACCGCGGCCCGTGACATCCGCGAGACGTTCCGGCGCATGGCGATGAACGACGAGGAGACCGTCGCGCTGATCGCGGGCGGGCATACGTTCGGCAAGACCCACGGCGTGGCCGACCCGGACAAGTACCTCGGCCCCGAGCCCGAGGGTGCCCCCCTCGAGGAGCAGGGCCTGGGCTGGACGAGCAGCTACGGCACCGGAAAGGGCACGGACGCCATCTCCAGCGGGCTCGAGGGTACGTGGACATCCACCCCGACGAGGTGGGACAACAGCTTCTTCGAGACCTTGTTCGGCTACGAGTGGGACCTGGAGCTGAGCCCCGCCGGTCTGTGGCAGTGGATTCCGAGAGACGGCGGCGGGGCCGGCACCGTGCCGGACGCCCACGACCCGTCGAAGACACACGCCCCGACGATTCTGACGACGGACCTCGCGCTGCGGTTCGACCCGGTCTACGAGCCGATCTCGCGGCGCTTCCTGGAGAACCCGGACCAGCTCGCCGACGCGTTCGCCCGGGCCTGGTTCAAGCTGACGCACCTCGACCTGGGCCCGATCCAGCGCTACCTCGGGCCACTGGTTCCGAAGGAGAGGCTGATCTGGCAGGACCCCATCCCCGCCGTGGACCACGAGCTCGTCGGCGCGGAGGACATCACCGCGCTCAAGAGCCAGATCCTCGCTTCCGGGCTG contains:
- a CDS encoding LytTR family transcriptional regulator DNA-binding domain-containing protein, translated to MPASPGRGTVFAAWERFVQGEDQVPGVRPEVAISWHRCREQYRVDPHLTEAPLAVGEIDHTPEHDVVFAELGFRAASVVHEVGNLGGVVTVTDATGRILAEWGDQATLARATASTLAPWFCWSECAAGTNGMGTALEAHGPVLIRGAEHWCQAFHNWVCAGVAVRDVVTREPIAVLNISCWRSQLPASAGSWLANAVAKTQRTLKRRARNSGAELVAAYTQARARSSAALAALDTAGKVVIADDTASVLLGVPASTPAIDPTVRWNPGLPELIGAARYASKQAARNPDWVGSTQIFTHLADEPTSISIRPVFLSGHLIGNLVSFGASDGAQLPQAEGSAHTRVQPRRLIAMRDNRMVLLRLPEVSFAESEGNDVWLSTDQGRLRAAAQGLDKLDSELADASFLRVHRRYVVNLNRIREIERGLKGELFLIMDDRTNTMVPVSRRNAPAVRRALDI
- the katG gene encoding catalase/peroxidase HPI; its protein translation is MSDSPDAVTGEVNDRSAGGLGHPVSAGRRDHPTGGASNRDWWPNQLNLKILRKHPAVADPMGEDFDYAAEFRTLDLDALARDVDEVLTTSQEWWPADFGHYGPLVIRMVWHCAGTYRIDDGRGGAGAGMQRFAPLNSWPDNRNLDKARRLLWPVKKKYGRGISWADLMIFAGNRALETMGFRTFGFAGGRADVWEPDEDVYWGPERTWLGDERHIGVRELETPLAAAQMGLIYVNPEGPNTVPDPLTAARDIRETFRRMAMNDEETVALIAGGHTFGKTHGVADPDKYLGPEPEGAPLEEQGLGWTSSYGTGKGTDAISSGLEGTWTSTPTRWDNSFFETLFGYEWDLELSPAGLWQWIPRDGGGAGTVPDAHDPSKTHAPTILTTDLALRFDPVYEPISRRFLENPDQLADAFARAWFKLTHLDLGPIQRYLGPLVPKERLIWQDPIPAVDHELVGAEDITALKSQILASGLSVSQLVSTAWASASTFRISDRRGGANGARIRLEPQRAWAVNDPDLLAQVLRTLEGIQQSFNSSQTRERKISLADLIVLGGAAAVEQAAANAGHDVQVPFTPGRMDASQEQTDAESFAALEPAADGFRNYRGKGNRLPSEYLLVDQANLLNLSTPEMTVLVGGLRVLGANHQRSPLGVFTSAPGSLTNDFFVNLLDMGTQWQATSGAGTTPETFEGRDRATGEVRWRGSRVDLVFGSNSELRAVAEAYAGDNAREQFVHDFVAAWDKVMNLDRYDLA